One Aphelocoma coerulescens isolate FSJ_1873_10779 chromosome 6, UR_Acoe_1.0, whole genome shotgun sequence DNA window includes the following coding sequences:
- the PRLHR gene encoding prolactin-releasing peptide receptor has translation MNSDNLTSQSFLSAIHSNTSNLFSGLQFVQSFKPLIIPCYSLVVFIGVIGNYLLIYVICKTKKMHNVTNFLVGNLAFSDMLMCATCVPLTLAYAFEPRGWVYGRFMCYFVFLMQPVTVFVSVFTLTVIAVDRYCAMVYPFRRRLTIPICAYILAAIWLLSCTLAAPALVHTYHAEFPELDFSICEEFWFHMKRDRLAYAYSTLIITYVLPLAVISLSYLRISVKLKNRVVPGNVTQGQAEWDRARRRKTFRLLVLVVAAFGVCWLPLHIFNMIKDIDISLIDKQYFNFIQLLCHWFAMMSACTNAFLYAWLHDSFRGELKKMFAWRKKKIGPATNCIMASVVL, from the coding sequence atGAATTCGGACAATTTAACCTCCCAAAGCTTCCTCTCTGCAATTCACAGCAACACCAGCAATTTATTCTCAGGGCTCCAGTTTGTTCAGTCCTTCAAGCCACTCATCATCCCCTGTTACTCGCTGGTGGTTTTTATTGGTGTCATTGGGAATTACCTTCTCATTTATGTCATctgcaagacaaaaaaaatgcaCAATGTCACCAACTTTCTGGTAGGCAACCTGGCTTTCTCAGACATGCTCATGTGTGCCACCTGTGTGCCCCTGACCCTGGCCTATGCCTTTGAGCCCCGGGGATGGGTGTACGGGCGCTTCATGTGctactttgttttcctgatgCAACCTGTCACTGTGTTTGTGTCTGTCTTCACCCTGACTGTCATAGCTGTGGACAGGTATTGTGCCATGGTGTACCCGTTCCGCAGGAGGCTCACCATCCCTATCTGTGCTTACATCCTGGCTGCTATttggctgctgagctgcacGTTGGCTGCCCCAGCCTTGGTCCACACGTACCACGCAGAGTTCCCAGAGCTGGACTTCTCCATCTGCGAGGAGTTTTGGTTCCACATGAAAAGAGATCGCTTGGCTTATGCCTACAGCACCCTCATCATCACCTACGTATTGCCTTTGGCTGTCATCTCCCTGTCCTACCTGAGGATCTCAGTCAAGCTGAAGAACCGTGTAGTGCCAGGCAATGTCACCCAGGGCCAAGCTGAGTGGGACCGtgccaggaggaggaagacttTTCGCTTGCTGGTCTTAGTGGTGGCAGCCTTTGGAGTCTGTTGGCTGCCCCTGCACATCTTCAACATGATAAAGGACATAGACATCAGCCTGATTGACAAGCAGTACTTCAACTTCATCCAGCTGCTGTGCCACTGGTTTGCAATGATGTCTGCTTGTACCAATGCCTTCCTCTATGCCTGGCTCCATGACAGCTTCAGGGGagagctgaaaaaaatgtttgcctggaggaagaagaaaattggACCCGCTACAAACTGCATTATGGCCAGTGTGGTGCTGTAA